The region CCTTGCAACGTTTTGGTGAAGTCTTGGACGGCGTCGACAAGCAGGCGCTGCAAGACGCCGTCAACGATTTACAAAGCGAACTCGACAGCCAAAATCGCGGCGTGCAGTTGGTCGAAGTCGCCGGCGGCTATCAGCTGCGCACCGCCAAAGCCAACGCCGATTGGGTGAAAAAATTTCTCGGCGGGCGGCCGGCGCGCATGGGCAAGGCGACTCTGGAAACTTTGGCGATCGTTGCCTACCGCCAACCGATCACTAGAGCCGAGATCGAAGCGATTCGCGGCGTCGATGTCGACGGCGTGATCGCGACGCTGTTGGAGCGCAACTTGATTCGCGCCGTGGCGCGCAAGGATGTGCCGGGCCGGCCGTTTCTCTACGGCACCACGGGAGAATTTTTGCAGCTGTTCAATTTGAAAGACCTGACCGGTCTGCCGACGCTTAAAGAAATGGAAGAGATTTCCTTGCCGGAAATTCCCGGCGACATCATCTCCCTCGACCAGCTGGAAGAAAAGTAGCGCCATTGTCGAGCGCGGCAAAGCCGCATCCGAATCTCGGAGTATCTCTCGCAAAGGCGCCAAGGCCGCAAAGGTCGGAGAAAATGCTGAAAATAATCCGTAATAGTATTTATCGTTCCCCTCCGAACTTGGCGTCTTTGCGCCTTTGCGAGAGGCACATCCGAATTGGAGAGAATTCACCACCAGAGACTTTTGCGCGGATGGCGCAAACTTTTAGGCGTTGAAATAAAGCTAGACTATGGAACGACTACAAAAAATCATCGCCAAGGCGGGGCTGGCGTCGCGCCGCGAGGCCGAGCGCTGGATCGAAGAAGGGCGCGTCGCCGTCAATGGCACGGTGATTACCAAGCTCGGCACCCAGGCCGATCCGTTTAAAGACAGCGTTAAAGTCGATGGCAAGCGGATCAAGATCGCTTCGACGCCGCTTTACTACGCGTTTCATAAGCCGCCGGGTATCATCACGACGCTGAACGATCCCAAGCATCGCCCCGACCTTACGCCTTATTTGTTGCGCCTCGGCGAAAAGCGCCGGGTGTTTCCAGTCGGGCGCCTCGACTACAACACCACCGGCCTGTTGCTGCTCACCAACGACGGCGACATGGCGCTGCGCATCGCTCATCCGCGTTACGGTGTGACCAAGGTCTATCGGGTAAAACTCAACGAACCGCCGCGGCCCGAAGATTTCGTGCGGCTGCGCCAGGGCATTCGCCTAGAAGACGGCATGGCCGCGCCGGCCCATGCACGAATGGTTGAAAAACTTAAAACCAACGCTTGGATTGAAATCGAACTGCACGAAGGACGCAAACGTGAAGTTCGGCGCATGTTCGAAGCGCTCGGTTACTTTGTCGAGAAGTTGGTGCGCATTCGTGTCGGTCCCATCGAACTAGGCCGCTTACCGATGGGCGAGCTGCGGCCGCTGAGCCAAAGCGAGATCAAATCCTTGCAAGTCGCAGTGGGGCTGGCCCAAGAACGTCCGGCCCGTCCAACGACAAGAGCTAGCCGGGCACCGCAACGCCATTTCAGCGCGCCAAAAAAAAGCGGCGGCCATGACAGCCGCCGCTCGAAGAATCCGCCGAGAAATAGCCGTTCTAGTGGCGCAAGCTACAGAACTCCTCATAGTCGATAAGTGCGTGAATCGTCGGGTTGTCGCCGCACATCGGGCAGCTCGGATCGCGCCTGAGCTTCAGCGTGTTGATCTCCATCGTCAGCGTGTTGAAGTGCAACAGTCTACCCACTAGGCTGTCGCCCTTGCCGAGAATCAACTTCACCGCTTCCAACGCTTCGATCACTCCGATCAACCCCGGCAGCACGCCTAACACGCCGGCTTCAGCGCAGCTCGGCGCCATATCCGCTGGTGGCGGTTCCGGGTACAGGCAGCGATAGCATGGGCCTTTGCCCGGATAGAAAACCGTCGCCTGTCCTTCGAACTGAAAGATGCTGCCGTGGACGTTGGGTTTGCCAGTGAGCACGCAGGCGTCGTTGACTAAGTAGCGTGTCGGAAAATTATCG is a window of Deltaproteobacteria bacterium DNA encoding:
- the scpB gene encoding SMC-Scp complex subunit ScpB, whose translation is MEREEIKSAIESLLFVADGPQTLQRFGEVLDGVDKQALQDAVNDLQSELDSQNRGVQLVEVAGGYQLRTAKANADWVKKFLGGRPARMGKATLETLAIVAYRQPITRAEIEAIRGVDVDGVIATLLERNLIRAVARKDVPGRPFLYGTTGEFLQLFNLKDLTGLPTLKEMEEISLPEIPGDIISLDQLEEK
- a CDS encoding rRNA pseudouridine synthase, which translates into the protein MERLQKIIAKAGLASRREAERWIEEGRVAVNGTVITKLGTQADPFKDSVKVDGKRIKIASTPLYYAFHKPPGIITTLNDPKHRPDLTPYLLRLGEKRRVFPVGRLDYNTTGLLLLTNDGDMALRIAHPRYGVTKVYRVKLNEPPRPEDFVRLRQGIRLEDGMAAPAHARMVEKLKTNAWIEIELHEGRKREVRRMFEALGYFVEKLVRIRVGPIELGRLPMGELRPLSQSEIKSLQVAVGLAQERPARPTTRASRAPQRHFSAPKKSGGHDSRRSKNPPRNSRSSGASYRTPHSR